The Chryseobacterium indologenes genomic sequence TTTCGTTTTCCAGTTCTACTGTTTTCTCATACCTGCGGAAGTTTTCCTGACTTGGTAAATGATCGTAGCGGGTCCATACTTTCTGAAATCCTTCATTCTGCAGGATCATTACAACCTCAGCTACGTTTTTCTTTTTACAAAAACATCGATATCCTTGTGATCGTGAGCATGCTTATATTCTGTGTGCCCAGGTTCTGACATAAAATGCCAGGCCCATCCTCCTGATATGATAACTTTATTTTTAAGTTTATTTAAAATTTCAAGACCCAGCAGGATTCTGAATTCCGGCCATAGTTCTCCATATCTTTTTATGTTATGTGGTGCTCCCATTGCTTTGTTTTTTTAAGTGATAAGGCAGGCATCTGATTATTTCCTGATTATCATAATCTGTTTATCGTCTTTTTTGTATTGTTATTAAAACCTAACAGGTTTTTGAAACCTGTTAGATTTAGCCCCGATTGCAGCATTTGTCTGAGCTCATTTTTCTTTTGCAAAAGAAAAATAGCGAGTGCGGAAAGCGGGATTAAGCTCCTGAATAGCCAAAAGCTATCGGTCCATTCTTACAATTCTCGGTTGAAATGTTCCCAGAATATCTACCAGCTCGCTTTGTGCGTTCATCACTTCATGAATGTTTTTATAGGCCATCGGTGCTTCTTCTGCATTTCCACCCATTAAGGTAACGTTCTTGAGTTTCAACTCTTTTTTGATATCGTTTTGGGTGAAAAGACTTCTGCATTCTCCTCTTGAATGGGCTCTTCCCGCACCGTGTGAAGCAGAATTCAAAGACTCCGGGTTTCCTTTTCCGCGGACGATAAATCCTTTTTCGGTCATTGATCCGGGAATCATTCCCAATTCATTTTCGTTGGCAGGAGTGGCTCCTTTTCTGTGAACAATAACTTCTTTTCCGTTGTGAATTTCCTTCCATGCAAAATTATGATGGTTCTCAATCCTGGCTTTCACTCTACCGCCGACGGCTTTCACCAATCTTCTGTGGATGTCGTCATGGCAGGCGGAAGCATAGTCTCCGGCGAGGTTCATGGCAGTCCAGTATTCCAATCCGAGGTGTGTACTGAGGTCAAGCCAGGCAAACTGTTGTGCTTCTTTGGGTAGAGGGCATTGGTCTGCAGCTACTCTTGAATAATACTGGGCAATCTCTGCTCCCAATCCTCTGGAACCGCTATGAGAAAGTATTCCCAGATATTTTCCTTTGGGAAGGCCGATCTGGTCTTCTTCTTCAGTGATTTCCACTTCCCCGAATTCTACGAAGTGATTTCCACCGCCGGAAGATCCCATTTGCTTGATGGCTTTACCTTTTAATCTTCTTAAAACCGGAATGAGATCAAAAGTATCCCTTTCGAAAATCTCATGGTCTATGTGAGACTTATGGGTCTCATACATTCCGAATTTTGTATGTTCTGCAAGGGCTTTTTCATATTTATCCCTTGCTCCGTTGAGATATGAAACCGGCGTATCCAAAATACTGAGGCTCATTCTGCAACCTATATCCATGCCTACTCCGTAAGGAATGACTGCATTTTCTACGGCAAGAACTCCTCCGATCGGAAGCCCATATCCGCTGTGGGCATCAGGCATTAAAGCGCCCTGTGTAGAAACCGGTAGTTTCAGTGCGGTGTACAGCTGGTTTTTTGCTTCTTCTGAAATATTGTTCCCAAAGATCTGAAATGAGGCGCGCTGTGAATTCAGCTGTCTTTTTTCTGTCTTTTTTGAAGAAAGCAATGTTTCTGCGATCTGCCCGAAGGTTAAGTCTTTTTCAAAATTCTCCGGATTAATCAGGATTTCTTTTAAAAGAGATTTTACGTGATGAATATTTTTGGTTGCAAAATTTCTTTTCATGACTTCCAAAGCAACATTTACACTTTGATTGTTCGGATAGCCTAGTTTTAATATATCTTTTCCTTTTAGTTTTAAATTTCCCATTTTTTTGGTTTTAAATAATAGTCGGACTTATACGTCCTGAAAGCATTCTGCAATCTCTTTTGCAGAAAGTGCGCAGGTAAAATATTTCCCGCTTCTGATAAGATGTACATCTTCTTTTTGTGATCTCCACCGGTATGATTTACCATAGATTTTTTTGTGGATAATCCCTACTGTTTTATGCTGCTGCAGACAAGCTTCCAGCTCTGCAATTTCTTTTTCCATCTCAAAGTCTACAGGCTTATAGTGGGTAATCATATTGGGTCTTATCCTTAAGGTAAACCTCCATGGCTCAGTAAATTCGTAGTATACTTCGTTGCATTTCCGATAAGGGCAGTATTCTTCGTATTTCAGGAAATATTGTCTTTCCCTTGCTGTAAGTCCCAGTTTCGGATCATTCCAGGACCAGGAAGAGATCGTCTTGAGCTTTTGTTCTTTTTCGACATATATTCTCCTCCCGAATTTCCTTTTCTTTTTGAGAAACTGGCGGCTTTCGGAGTACATCCAGGTATTGATTTTCCTTAGAATTTCTTCAAAAAATTCTCCATCTTTGGATCTCATGACGTCATCCCTGACGACAAAGAATCTTACAAATCCCCTTTGATAAGGACTATCTAAAGGAATCGGCGGAGTATTTCTCTTTATTTTCCAAAGTTCTTCACTACGTTTAAACTTTTTTCTGATCTGTTTTTCTACATCTTTTCTTTTTGTTCTTTTTCTGCTCCTCAGATTTCTTAAGCGAAGGGACAGAAGGTAATCATTTTCCATGTTAAGACACAGGATATCAGATACAAGACCAATAAATAAAGATCTGTTTTGTATCTTTTCCTTTTTTCAACTAAAATATTAGTTGATGCATTGACAATGACGGACATATATTGTTTTGAGATTAGACTCATCCAATTTTTTATCCTTTAACGACACTAAAAGATTTCGGGGAAACTTAAGTTTGAAATATTGCGCAATAAAAAAACCCGAAATCTATATGACTCCGGGTGTTGATATTTCTTTGTACTATTATTCTAAGACTGTACCAAACCACGAAGCCTTACCACGAAAAGTGGCAATCCAACTGTAGAATTCTGTTTATTTCTGAACATTGCTTCGTTGTTTTTAAATGGTTAAACTTGATTTTCAGGTGCAAATATATAACTATTTTTCAAATGTTCAATTTTTTAAATCTTATTTTTGTGAAAAAATTAATTTCATGCATAGACTTTTGTTAGGCTTACTTCCGCTATTGTTTATCGGGTGTAAGAAAGAATCCACAGCAAAAAAAGAAGAAGTAAAGGTGTTGGACAAGGCTTGTTATTCAACCGGTTTCATGAAAAAAATCCTTGATCTTGATGAAATGAAGGAACAGGCTAAATTTCTGGATTCTCTGACTAATGGGAAAAGCGGCATTGCCTTTTTAGTAGACAGTACAAAGGTTAATGGTATCTGGAACTATTCTATTTCTGCGGGATATAACGGACCTGACCGTTTTGAAACGTATCATATTTTTCGGGCTTCGGGTAATGAATGTGATCAGCTGGAAATTATGGAACCTGTTTCGGGAGATTATATATCTATTGAAAAATGGAGAAAGGCAAAGACTGAGCCTGCACATGAAAAATCCGGCTTACAAAAGGGAAAATACAGTTTGCCTTTAGAAAGTCTTCCAAGAGTAGATGTCAAGTTTATAGAAACCGATTTCTTACCGGAAGGTTCAGAACAATATACCTGTGGGGAACCCAAGTTCAGATATTTTCCGTTAACGCAGTATAAAGGGATGGAGCTTATTCTCGTTCCGATGGATTGCGGAGATTTTGATTACCGCTACTACCTGCTTACTGTAGTAAAAAACAGCATCATCGGTGAAGCTTATGTAGAAGGCATTTGGTTCGATCCTGGAAAGGATGATAAGAAAGAAGAGTTCAGCAGCTATGAAATCAGTAAAAGCGGTAAGGTGACCGTCACTACGGATCATACCTTAGATGGGGAGAGCCAAAGCATCACCAAAGCATATTACCAGATTTTAGATGACGGTAAAATTGTTGAAATCAAGAAATAAAAAAGCTGCTTCAAAATTGAAGCAGCTTTTTTTATGGTATTGCCTGTCTACTGATTGGAAGACTGGGCTAATAATCGTTCTAAAATCTCAACCGCACATTTCGGAAGGTTGGTTCCCGGACCGAAGATAAAGTCGGCACCGTTTGCATACAGGAATTCATAATCCTGTTGAGGAATAACTCCTCCAACAACGATGGCAACATCGTCAGCTCCCAGTTTCTTAAGTTCTCCCACGACCTGAGGAACCAGTGTTTTGTGTCCTGCAGCGAGTGAAGATACTCCCAAAATGTGAATATCATTTTCTACCGCCTGCTTGGCTACTTCTTCCGGAGTCTGGAACAATGGAGCAACATCTACATCAAATCCCATATCGGCAAATGCGGTAGCTACCACTTTCGCTCCTCTGTCATGCCCGTCCTGGCCCATTTTTGCGACCATGATCCTTGGACGTCGCCCTTCTTCTTCTTCAAATTTCTGAGTCAGATTAAGGGCTTTTTCAAAGTATTCGTTTTTACCTGCATTCATGGCATATACTCCAGAGATGGTTTTAATGTTTGCTTTATATCTTCCGAAGGTTTCTTCCATGGCATCGCTCATTTCACCAAGAGTAACTCTTCTTCTTGCTGCTTCAATACACAATGCCAATAGGTTTCCTTTTCCTGTTTTAGCACTTTCACGGATATCGTTTAAGATTTGTGCCACGGCTTCAGGATTTCTTTCAGCTTTGATGGATTCAAGTCTTTCGATCTGTTTCCTGCGGACTTCTGTGTTATCAATATCAAGGATCTCGATGGCATCCTGCTTTAATGATGACCTGAATGAATTGACTCCGATGATAAATTCTTCACCACTATCAATCTTTGCCTGTTTTTTGGCTGCGGCTTCTTCAATTCTCATTTTCGGAATTCCGGCTTCAATGGCTTTGGTCATTCCGCCTTCCTGCTCTACCTCATCGATGTAGCGCATTGCCTCTTCAATCATTTGTTGGGTAAGGCTTTCTACTAAATTGCTTCCTCCCATAGGATCTACCACATCACATATTCCGCTTTCCTGCTGAAGAATAATCTGGGTATTCCTGGCAATTTTGGCTGAGTAGTCTGTAGGCAGGGCAATTGCTTCATCCAATGCATTGGTATGCAGGGATTGTGTTCCGCCTAATGCTGAAGATAGGGCTTCAATAGCTGTTCTTGTGATATTATTGAAAGGTTCCTGTTCTGTCAGTGACCATCCTGAAGTCTGAGAATGGGTTCTTAATGCTAGAGATTTAGGATTCTGAGGGTTAAACTGCTTTAAAAGGGTCGCCCAGATATATCTTGCAGCACGCATTTTAGCAATTTCCATGAAGTGATTCATTCCGATCGCCCAGAAGAATGAAAGTCTGGGAGCGAAATCATCTACATTCATGCCTGCTTTTATCCCTGTTCTTACATATTCAAGACCGTCTGCCAAGGTATAGGCCATTTCCAATACGGGAGTGGCTCCTGCTTCCTGCATATGGTATCCTGAAATGGAAATGGAATTGAATTTCGGGATGTTCTGAGAAGTATATTCAAAAATATCTGCAATGATCTTCATGGAAGGT encodes the following:
- the scpA gene encoding methylmalonyl-CoA mutase, producing MRREVQNKTPQFNITEKETEIYPFEKDGLELKSSYKAVDVKNKELTQTSPGIEPYLRGPYSTMYVQKPWTIRQYAGFSTAEESNAFYRRNLAAGQKGLSVAFDLATHRGYDSDHTRVVGDVGKAGVAIDSVEDMKILFNEIPLDQISVSMTMNGAVLPILSFYIVAAEEQGVKQELLSGTIQNDILKEFMVRNTYIYPPAPSMKIIADIFEYTSQNIPKFNSISISGYHMQEAGATPVLEMAYTLADGLEYVRTGIKAGMNVDDFAPRLSFFWAIGMNHFMEIAKMRAARYIWATLLKQFNPQNPKSLALRTHSQTSGWSLTEQEPFNNITRTAIEALSSALGGTQSLHTNALDEAIALPTDYSAKIARNTQIILQQESGICDVVDPMGGSNLVESLTQQMIEEAMRYIDEVEQEGGMTKAIEAGIPKMRIEEAAAKKQAKIDSGEEFIIGVNSFRSSLKQDAIEILDIDNTEVRRKQIERLESIKAERNPEAVAQILNDIRESAKTGKGNLLALCIEAARRRVTLGEMSDAMEETFGRYKANIKTISGVYAMNAGKNEYFEKALNLTQKFEEEEGRRPRIMVAKMGQDGHDRGAKVVATAFADMGFDVDVAPLFQTPEEVAKQAVENDIHILGVSSLAAGHKTLVPQVVGELKKLGADDVAIVVGGVIPQQDYEFLYANGADFIFGPGTNLPKCAVEILERLLAQSSNQ
- a CDS encoding RtcB family protein, with the translated sequence MGNLKLKGKDILKLGYPNNQSVNVALEVMKRNFATKNIHHVKSLLKEILINPENFEKDLTFGQIAETLLSSKKTEKRQLNSQRASFQIFGNNISEEAKNQLYTALKLPVSTQGALMPDAHSGYGLPIGGVLAVENAVIPYGVGMDIGCRMSLSILDTPVSYLNGARDKYEKALAEHTKFGMYETHKSHIDHEIFERDTFDLIPVLRRLKGKAIKQMGSSGGGNHFVEFGEVEITEEEDQIGLPKGKYLGILSHSGSRGLGAEIAQYYSRVAADQCPLPKEAQQFAWLDLSTHLGLEYWTAMNLAGDYASACHDDIHRRLVKAVGGRVKARIENHHNFAWKEIHNGKEVIVHRKGATPANENELGMIPGSMTEKGFIVRGKGNPESLNSASHGAGRAHSRGECRSLFTQNDIKKELKLKNVTLMGGNAEEAPMAYKNIHEVMNAQSELVDILGTFQPRIVRMDR